From one Rhodovulum sp. ES.010 genomic stretch:
- a CDS encoding sarcosine oxidase subunit delta, whose protein sequence is MLILTCPVCGTAADETELSPGGEAHLTRRGPGWDDAQFESYLFHRKNPRGVHFERWRHAHGCGKWFHAARDTVTLEVFGTYSAQVSEPPRDIIDRIAAKHPGFEWEGGE, encoded by the coding sequence ATGCTGATCCTGACCTGTCCCGTCTGCGGCACCGCCGCGGACGAAACCGAACTGTCGCCCGGCGGCGAGGCGCACCTGACGCGCCGCGGTCCCGGCTGGGACGACGCGCAGTTCGAATCCTACCTCTTCCACCGCAAGAACCCCAGGGGCGTCCATTTCGAACGCTGGCGGCACGCCCATGGCTGCGGCAAGTGGTTCCACGCCGCGCGCGATACGGTGACGCTGGAGGTGTTCGGCACCTATTCGGCGCAGGTGAGCGAACCGCCCCGCGACATAATCGACCGGATCGCCGCGAAACATCCCGGCTTCGAATGGGAGGGCGGGGAATGA
- a CDS encoding TRAP transporter large permease, which produces MSLLLFGLFFLLLLMGLPVALAIGGATMVALRADGVPLLVLPQQMFSGVDSFALVAVPMFILAGDIMAQGQVSARLVALADALIGFLKGGLSIVSVLASMFFAAISGSGAATTAAVGSTLVPELTRKGYDPASAASLIAAGGTIGVVIPPSVPMIIYAVIAQESVSKLFLSGFLPGLAMGLGLIGLALVQGHRRAYPRGSAFSPRTIWRTFRAAFWGLLTPVIILGGIFSGIFTPSEAAVIAVNYAIIVSLFIYRDLGLADIYRLFVRAAVTTAVIMFVISASAALSWTLSNWQVPARIADLVLGVSANGMVVLAMMLVLILLTGIFIETASALIILTPILLPLALQLGLDPVHFGIIMVVGLAIGMITPPVAINLYVASSVTGLGLERISRAVVPYLLVLLTVLAAIAYLPILVAG; this is translated from the coding sequence ATGAGCCTGCTTCTCTTCGGCCTGTTCTTCCTTCTGTTGCTGATGGGCCTGCCGGTCGCGCTGGCCATCGGGGGGGCGACGATGGTGGCGCTGCGGGCCGACGGCGTGCCGCTGTTGGTACTGCCGCAGCAGATGTTCTCGGGCGTCGACTCCTTCGCGCTGGTCGCGGTGCCGATGTTCATCCTGGCGGGCGACATCATGGCCCAGGGGCAGGTCAGCGCCCGCCTGGTCGCGCTGGCCGATGCGCTGATCGGGTTTCTCAAGGGCGGGCTGTCGATCGTCTCGGTGCTGGCCTCGATGTTCTTTGCGGCGATCTCGGGTTCGGGGGCGGCGACCACGGCGGCGGTCGGCTCGACCCTGGTGCCGGAACTCACGCGCAAGGGCTACGACCCCGCCTCCGCCGCCAGCCTGATCGCGGCGGGCGGCACCATCGGCGTGGTGATCCCGCCCTCGGTGCCGATGATCATCTACGCGGTGATCGCGCAGGAATCGGTGTCGAAGCTGTTTCTCAGCGGCTTCCTGCCCGGCCTCGCGATGGGGCTGGGGCTGATCGGGCTGGCGCTGGTGCAGGGGCACCGGCGCGCCTATCCGCGCGGCAGCGCGTTTTCGCCCCGCACCATCTGGCGGACGTTTCGCGCGGCGTTCTGGGGCCTTCTGACGCCGGTCATCATCCTTGGCGGCATCTTTTCCGGCATCTTCACCCCCAGCGAGGCCGCGGTGATCGCCGTAAACTACGCGATCATCGTGTCGCTCTTCATCTACCGCGACCTGGGGCTGGCCGATATCTACCGGCTATTCGTGCGCGCGGCCGTCACGACGGCGGTCATCATGTTCGTGATCTCGGCCTCGGCGGCGCTGAGCTGGACGCTGTCGAACTGGCAGGTGCCGGCGCGGATCGCCGATCTGGTGCTGGGGGTGTCGGCCAACGGCATGGTGGTGCTGGCGATGATGCTGGTGCTGATCCTGCTGACCGGCATCTTCATCGAGACCGCCTCGGCGCTGATCATCCTGACGCCGATCCTGCTGCCGCTGGCCCTGCAACTGGGGCTCGACCCGGTGCATTTCGGCATCATCATGGTGGTGGGGCTGGCCATCGGGATGATCACGCCGCCGGTCGCGATCAACCTTTACGTCGCCTCGTCGGTCACCGGGCTGGGCCTGGAACGGATCTCGCGCGCGGTGGTGCCCTACCTCCTCGTCCTGCTCACGGTGCTGGCCGCCATCGCCTACCTGCCGATACTTGTGGCGGGCTGA
- a CDS encoding TRAP transporter substrate-binding protein, with the protein MMIRRHFLAAALGTTVALGALPGAASDFDAMEPVTLRLAHAVNEQDGFHVAAEKFRDLVAERTDGKVTVEIFPNATLGDERTLLEGMQIGSVDMGVITNGPVANFVEEMAVFELPFLFPSREAAYQVLDGEIGQELLDRLSDVNLKGLAYAERGFRNLTNSQRPVESPADLDGLRIRVMENPVYTDTFRELGANAIPMAWTEALTAMQQGTIDGQENPVGVVHSFKLNETQTHMTMTRHTYAPAVFVMGMPAWSKLPEPAQEVVVQAAREAAAHERAVNAEMEAKQLEDLKASGMAVIEDADLSAFQAAVAPVYEKYGARFGDYLDRIRAELD; encoded by the coding sequence ATGATGATCAGACGACATTTTCTTGCGGCCGCCCTGGGCACCACCGTCGCGCTCGGCGCGCTGCCCGGCGCCGCCTCTGACTTCGACGCGATGGAGCCCGTCACCCTGCGCCTGGCCCACGCCGTCAACGAACAGGACGGCTTCCACGTCGCGGCCGAGAAGTTCCGCGACCTCGTGGCCGAGCGCACCGACGGCAAGGTGACGGTCGAGATCTTCCCCAACGCGACGCTGGGCGACGAACGCACGCTGCTGGAGGGCATGCAGATCGGCAGCGTGGACATGGGCGTGATCACCAACGGCCCCGTCGCGAATTTCGTCGAGGAAATGGCGGTGTTCGAACTGCCCTTCCTGTTCCCCTCGCGCGAGGCGGCCTATCAGGTGCTGGACGGCGAGATCGGGCAGGAACTGCTGGACCGGCTTTCGGACGTGAACCTAAAGGGCCTTGCCTATGCCGAGCGCGGGTTCCGCAACCTGACCAACAGCCAGCGCCCGGTGGAAAGCCCCGCCGACCTGGACGGGCTGCGCATCCGGGTGATGGAGAACCCGGTCTATACCGACACCTTCCGCGAACTGGGCGCCAACGCAATTCCGATGGCCTGGACCGAGGCGCTGACCGCGATGCAGCAGGGCACCATCGACGGGCAGGAAAACCCGGTCGGCGTGGTCCATTCCTTCAAGCTGAACGAGACCCAGACCCACATGACCATGACGCGCCACACCTATGCGCCGGCGGTCTTCGTGATGGGGATGCCGGCCTGGAGCAAGCTGCCCGAACCCGCGCAGGAGGTGGTCGTTCAGGCCGCGCGCGAGGCGGCCGCCCATGAACGCGCGGTCAATGCCGAGATGGAAGCCAAGCAGCTGGAGGACCTGAAGGCCAGCGGCATGGCGGTGATCGAGGATGCCGACCTGTCGGCGTTCCAGGCGGCGGTGGCGCCGGTCTACGAGAAATACGGCGCGCGGTTCGGCGACTATCTCGACCGTATCCGCGCCGAGCTGGACTGA
- a CDS encoding DUF1289 domain-containing protein, whose translation MSEDRPARPTGAIETPCNKVCKVDPESRLCIGCLRSMDEIGAWSRMRPEDRRRVMDELPARRPRLARS comes from the coding sequence ATGAGCGAAGACCGCCCCGCCCGGCCGACCGGCGCCATCGAGACGCCCTGCAACAAGGTCTGCAAGGTCGACCCCGAAAGCCGGCTGTGCATCGGCTGCCTGCGCTCGATGGACGAGATCGGCGCCTGGAGCCGGATGCGCCCCGAGGACCGCCGCCGGGTGATGGACGAGCTGCCGGCCCGTCGCCCGCGCCTCGCGCGGTCCTGA
- the ruvX gene encoding Holliday junction resolvase RuvX has product MSVFDSPEEFAAALPAHGALVGLDFGEKTIGVAVSDAFRSVATPLETVRRKKFTLDAGQVLEIARGRAVSGLLLGLPRNMDGTEGPRCQSTRAFARNLSRLTDLPIGFWDERLSTVAAERALLEADTSRKRRAEVIDHVAAGYILQGFLDRLRHLKDAP; this is encoded by the coding sequence GTGAGCGTTTTCGACAGCCCCGAGGAGTTCGCCGCCGCCCTGCCCGCCCATGGCGCGCTGGTCGGGCTCGATTTCGGCGAGAAGACCATCGGGGTCGCGGTCTCGGATGCGTTCCGGTCGGTGGCGACGCCGCTGGAGACCGTGCGGCGCAAGAAGTTCACGCTGGACGCGGGCCAGGTGCTGGAAATCGCCCGGGGGCGCGCGGTGTCGGGGCTGCTGCTGGGGCTGCCGCGCAACATGGACGGGACCGAGGGGCCGCGCTGCCAGTCCACCCGCGCCTTCGCGCGCAACCTCTCGCGCCTGACCGACCTGCCCATCGGCTTCTGGGACGAGCGGCTGTCGACGGTCGCGGCCGAACGCGCGCTGCTGGAGGCCGACACCTCGCGCAAGCGCCGCGCGGAAGTGATTGACCATGTCGCCGCCGGCTATATCCTGCAGGGGTTTCTCGACCGATTGCGCCACCTGAAGGACGCGCCATGA
- the dusA gene encoding tRNA dihydrouridine(20/20a) synthase DusA, producing MEKQRQDIVPWRLSVAPMMDWTDRHCRYFHRLMSAHTLLYTEMVTAPALVRGEARHLLAFDPAEHPVAVQLGGSDPKELAEAARIACDEGYDEVNLNVGCPSDRVQSGTFGAVLMKTPALVAECVAAMAAASSVEVTVKCRIGVDDQDPREVLPGFLETVAAAGVSRFVVHARKAWLQGLSPKENRDVPPLDYGLVAEMKRAFPALEICINGGVQSLDAARDFLAGGLDGAMIGRAAYHDPAAILLPADEAIFGVPGQTSRHRVVEEMKPYIARHLATGGRLHAVTRHMLGLFAGRPGARAWRRVLSEGATRPGAGLELLDEALRQRDGARAA from the coding sequence ATGGAGAAACAGCGGCAAGATATCGTGCCCTGGCGCCTGTCCGTCGCCCCGATGATGGACTGGACCGACCGGCATTGCCGGTATTTCCACCGGCTGATGTCCGCGCACACGCTGCTCTATACCGAGATGGTCACCGCGCCCGCGCTGGTGCGCGGCGAGGCGCGCCACCTGCTGGCCTTCGACCCGGCCGAGCACCCGGTCGCCGTGCAGCTGGGCGGCTCGGACCCGAAGGAACTGGCCGAGGCCGCGCGGATCGCCTGCGACGAAGGCTATGACGAGGTCAATCTCAATGTCGGCTGCCCGTCGGACCGGGTGCAGTCGGGCACCTTCGGGGCGGTGCTGATGAAAACGCCCGCGCTGGTCGCCGAGTGCGTGGCGGCGATGGCGGCCGCGTCCTCTGTCGAGGTCACGGTCAAATGCCGGATCGGGGTAGACGACCAGGACCCGCGCGAGGTCCTGCCCGGCTTTCTCGAAACCGTCGCGGCGGCGGGCGTCTCGCGGTTCGTCGTCCACGCGCGCAAGGCCTGGCTGCAGGGGTTGAGCCCGAAGGAGAACCGGGACGTCCCGCCGCTCGACTACGGGCTGGTGGCCGAGATGAAGCGCGCCTTTCCGGCGCTCGAAATCTGCATCAACGGCGGCGTTCAGAGCCTTGATGCCGCGCGGGATTTCCTCGCCGGCGGGCTTGACGGGGCGATGATCGGGCGCGCGGCCTATCACGATCCGGCCGCGATCCTGCTGCCGGCCGACGAAGCGATCTTCGGCGTGCCCGGCCAGACGTCGCGGCACCGGGTCGTGGAGGAGATGAAGCCCTATATCGCGCGCCACCTCGCGACGGGCGGGCGGCTGCACGCGGTCACCCGGCACATGCTGGGGCTGTTCGCGGGCCGGCCCGGGGCGCGCGCCTGGCGCCGCGTGCTCAGCGAGGGGGCGACACGGCCGGGCGCGGGGCTCGAGCTGCTGGACGAGGCGCTGCGCCAGCGCGACGGCGCGCGCGCCGCCTGA
- a CDS encoding sarcosine oxidase subunit beta family protein — MATRRYSAFAVAREATRYHEGWARAWTSPAPKSHYDVIVVGAGGHGLATAYYLGRRFGIRNVAVIEKGWLGGGNTGRNTTIIRSNYLQDPSAAIYEKARSLYEDLSQELNYNVMFSPRGVLMLAQTEHEARGWKRTAQANALQGIPTEFIGPRRVKEICPIMNIEGPRYPVLGALWQARGGTARHDAVAWGYARACSAMGMDIIQQCEVTAVRQQGGKVTGVETSKGTIGCDKLAIVVAGHSGVLAEMAGFRLPIESVALQALVSEPIKPCMDVVVMANSVHGYMSQSDKGEMVIGGGADGFNNYTQRGSFHHIEETVRALCETFPIVTRLKMLRQWGGIVDMTGDRSPILSKTPLGNCFINCGWGTGGFKAIPGSGWAMAELVAKGAPGPLAAEFGLDRFREGRFIDESVAAGVAH; from the coding sequence TTGGCCACGAGACGCTATTCCGCCTTCGCCGTCGCCCGCGAAGCCACCCGCTACCACGAAGGATGGGCGCGGGCCTGGACCTCTCCGGCCCCGAAATCTCACTATGATGTGATCGTGGTCGGCGCGGGCGGGCACGGGCTGGCGACGGCCTACTACCTCGGGCGCCGGTTCGGCATCCGCAACGTGGCGGTGATCGAAAAGGGCTGGCTGGGCGGCGGCAACACGGGCCGCAACACCACGATCATCCGCTCGAACTACCTGCAGGACCCATCCGCCGCGATCTACGAAAAGGCGCGCAGCCTCTACGAGGACCTGTCGCAGGAGCTGAACTACAACGTCATGTTCAGCCCCCGCGGCGTGCTGATGCTGGCCCAGACCGAGCACGAGGCGCGCGGCTGGAAGCGCACCGCGCAGGCCAACGCGCTGCAGGGCATCCCGACCGAGTTCATCGGGCCCAGGCGCGTCAAGGAAATCTGCCCGATCATGAACATCGAGGGGCCGCGCTACCCGGTCCTCGGCGCGCTCTGGCAGGCCCGCGGCGGCACCGCGCGCCACGACGCGGTCGCCTGGGGCTATGCGCGGGCCTGTTCGGCGATGGGCATGGACATCATCCAGCAATGCGAGGTGACGGCCGTTCGCCAACAGGGCGGCAAGGTGACCGGCGTCGAGACCTCGAAGGGCACGATCGGCTGCGACAAGCTCGCCATCGTCGTGGCGGGCCATTCCGGCGTGCTGGCCGAGATGGCCGGCTTCCGCCTGCCCATCGAATCCGTGGCGCTGCAGGCGCTGGTTTCCGAACCGATCAAGCCCTGCATGGACGTGGTGGTGATGGCCAACAGCGTGCACGGCTACATGAGCCAGTCCGACAAGGGCGAGATGGTGATCGGCGGCGGCGCGGACGGGTTCAACAACTACACCCAGCGGGGCAGCTTCCACCATATCGAGGAAACCGTCCGCGCGCTGTGCGAGACCTTCCCCATCGTCACCCGGCTCAAGATGCTGCGGCAATGGGGCGGCATCGTCGACATGACCGGTGACCGTTCGCCGATCCTCTCGAAAACGCCCCTCGGCAACTGCTTCATCAATTGCGGCTGGGGTACCGGGGGCTTCAAGGCGATCCCCGGATCGGGCTGGGCGATGGCCGAGCTGGTGGCGAAGGGCGCGCCGGGGCCGCTGGCCGCCGAGTTCGGCCTCGACCGCTTCCGCGAGGGCCGCTTCATCGACGAAAGCGTGGCGGCGGGGGTGGCGCATTGA
- a CDS encoding LysR substrate-binding domain-containing protein, which produces MKGRTSKGLSIAQLRAIEAVVRCGSFSAAAKSLGVSQPSVSTHVSTAERAARAVLFDRFGDSIRPAPALTAVLPQIRALLALYGDIEASFLSTRSVQKGALRIGYSTYQLAMPVIGSFMAAFPAIEIEARSLASRDVLAGLDAGRLDLGLVTGRELPAQMHGAPLVETPIVLVARPDHPLAARGRADWDDIAGLPLITREKGSGTRQLFEGAARLARIELNPVLALGSWGSIVAMVREGVGLGVAMRAELTATEGLVPITIGDGRLTARHFVVCPQHMARVAAVEAFIARALDKHDGTVTGGNS; this is translated from the coding sequence ATGAAGGGCAGGACGTCAAAGGGGCTGAGCATCGCGCAGCTGCGCGCCATCGAGGCCGTGGTGCGCTGCGGCAGCTTCTCGGCCGCCGCCAAGTCGCTGGGGGTGTCGCAGCCGTCGGTCTCTACCCATGTCTCGACCGCCGAACGCGCGGCGCGGGCCGTGCTGTTCGACCGGTTCGGCGACTCGATCCGCCCTGCCCCGGCGCTGACGGCCGTGTTGCCGCAGATCCGCGCCTTGCTGGCGCTTTACGGCGATATCGAGGCGAGCTTCCTTTCGACCCGCAGCGTGCAGAAGGGCGCGCTGCGCATCGGCTATTCCACCTACCAGTTGGCCATGCCGGTGATCGGAAGCTTCATGGCGGCCTTCCCGGCGATCGAGATCGAGGCACGGTCTCTGGCCTCCCGCGACGTGCTCGCCGGGCTCGACGCGGGGCGGCTCGATCTCGGCCTGGTCACCGGGCGCGAACTTCCCGCGCAGATGCACGGCGCCCCGCTGGTCGAGACGCCCATCGTCCTGGTCGCGCGCCCCGATCACCCCCTGGCCGCGCGCGGACGGGCGGATTGGGACGACATCGCGGGACTGCCGCTGATCACGCGCGAGAAAGGCTCGGGCACGCGGCAACTTTTCGAGGGTGCTGCCAGACTCGCGCGAATCGAGCTCAACCCGGTGCTCGCGCTCGGCTCCTGGGGCTCCATCGTGGCGATGGTGCGCGAAGGCGTGGGCCTTGGCGTGGCGATGCGCGCCGAATTGACGGCAACCGAGGGCCTCGTCCCCATCACCATCGGCGACGGGCGCCTGACGGCCCGGCATTTCGTCGTGTGTCCGCAACACATGGCCCGCGTGGCGGCGGTCGAGGCGTTCATCGCGCGCGCCCTCGACAAGCATGACGGAACCGTGACGGGCGGCAATTCATAA
- the ccmI gene encoding c-type cytochrome biogenesis protein CcmI → MFFWIVAIGLAAAIAALLAVTLVRGRSGDEPPAAYDLRVYRDQLHEVDKDLARGVITPDEADRIRTEVSRRVLEADRKLAEQDGGARAPRTVSLATAAGLVVALVAGTYGVYAVVGAPGAPDRPLQARLGEAAEYRANRMRQAEAEEQAPPVPVPPPSPEHIELVEKLRSVVADRQDDLRGFILLARNEAALGNFKAAYAAQSRVVDLKQGRATAEDHATLADMMVLAAGGYVSPEVEAVLEDALNRDPRNGTALYYWGLMHIQTGRPDVAFRVWRELLKTTEAGDPWLQPVRSQILDLAWYAGDTDYEMPPLPEAEGVRGPTAEDMEAAAGMSPEQREEMVRNMVANLSDRLARDGGGPQQWAQLIRALGVLGDTEQAGRIWAEAQQLFAGYPDALDTVRAAAAAAGVAE, encoded by the coding sequence ATGTTCTTCTGGATCGTCGCCATCGGGCTGGCCGCCGCGATCGCGGCGCTTCTCGCCGTCACGCTGGTCCGCGGCCGGTCGGGGGACGAACCGCCCGCGGCCTACGACCTGCGCGTCTATCGCGATCAGTTGCACGAGGTGGACAAGGACCTGGCGCGCGGCGTGATCACCCCCGACGAAGCGGATCGCATCCGCACCGAGGTGTCGCGCCGGGTGCTGGAGGCCGACCGCAAGCTGGCCGAACAGGACGGCGGCGCGCGGGCGCCGCGGACCGTCAGCCTAGCCACGGCCGCGGGGCTGGTCGTCGCGCTGGTCGCCGGCACCTATGGCGTCTATGCGGTGGTCGGCGCACCCGGTGCGCCCGACCGGCCGCTGCAGGCGCGGCTGGGCGAGGCGGCGGAGTATCGCGCCAACCGGATGCGGCAGGCCGAGGCCGAGGAACAGGCCCCGCCGGTGCCCGTGCCGCCGCCCTCGCCCGAGCATATCGAGCTTGTCGAAAAGCTGCGCAGCGTCGTGGCCGACCGGCAGGACGACCTGCGCGGCTTCATCCTGCTGGCGCGCAACGAGGCGGCGCTGGGCAACTTCAAGGCCGCCTATGCCGCGCAGTCCCGGGTGGTCGACCTGAAACAGGGCCGCGCCACCGCCGAGGATCACGCCACGCTGGCCGACATGATGGTTCTGGCGGCCGGCGGCTATGTCTCGCCCGAGGTCGAAGCGGTGCTGGAGGACGCGCTGAACCGCGACCCGCGCAACGGCACGGCGCTGTACTACTGGGGGCTCATGCATATCCAGACCGGCCGGCCCGACGTGGCCTTCCGGGTGTGGCGCGAGCTTCTGAAGACGACGGAAGCGGGCGATCCCTGGCTTCAGCCCGTGCGCAGCCAGATTCTGGACCTGGCCTGGTATGCCGGCGACACCGATTACGAGATGCCGCCCCTGCCCGAGGCGGAGGGCGTGCGCGGCCCCACCGCCGAGGACATGGAGGCCGCCGCCGGGATGAGCCCCGAGCAGCGCGAGGAGATGGTGCGCAACATGGTGGCGAACCTGTCGGACCGGCTGGCGCGCGACGGCGGCGGGCCGCAGCAATGGGCGCAGCTGATCCGCGCGCTGGGCGTGCTCGGCGATACCGAGCAGGCCGGCCGCATCTGGGCCGAGGCGCAGCAGCTCTTTGCCGGCTATCCCGACGCGCTGGACACCGTCCGCGCGGCCGCGGCCGCGGCGGGCGTCGCCGAGTGA
- a CDS encoding TRAP transporter small permease, with amino-acid sequence MLRLFGLMDRAIGAVLRPVLAAGMAALIAVITLQIVSRVAFTAVGWTEEVARFLLVWLTFLGAVLAWQQHRHIAVGVLVDRLPDRTGRLVTGTALVAGIAFLLALAWIARDYMAMQSFQKSAALRVPMTYVYAVIPLSAVLMAVLALSDLVRLALTGRRPAPTEPVE; translated from the coding sequence GTGCTGCGCCTCTTCGGCCTGATGGACCGCGCCATCGGCGCGGTCCTGCGCCCCGTCCTTGCGGCGGGGATGGCGGCGCTCATCGCGGTGATCACGTTGCAGATCGTCTCGCGCGTGGCGTTCACCGCGGTGGGCTGGACCGAAGAGGTGGCGCGGTTCCTTCTGGTCTGGCTGACCTTCCTGGGCGCCGTTCTGGCCTGGCAGCAGCACCGGCATATCGCGGTCGGCGTGCTGGTCGACCGGCTACCCGACCGCACGGGGCGGCTGGTCACGGGAACGGCGCTGGTCGCCGGCATCGCCTTCCTTCTGGCGCTGGCCTGGATCGCACGGGACTACATGGCGATGCAGAGTTTTCAGAAATCGGCCGCGCTGCGGGTGCCGATGACCTATGTCTACGCGGTGATCCCGCTCAGCGCCGTGCTGATGGCCGTGCTGGCGTTGTCGGACCTCGTCCGGCTGGCGCTGACCGGGCGGCGGCCAGCCCCCACGGAGCCCGTGGAATGA
- a CDS encoding sulfite exporter TauE/SafE family protein codes for MPEPTLILSMLALLLAIGAVAGVIAGLLGVGGGLILVPAFFYAFSALGYDSPHLMQICLATSLATIIVTSVRSVLAHHAKGAVDWTILKGWGPGLAAGAVLGVLVAAGLRSVVLQAMFGVLGVLAGGWLAFGNPNWRLAEAMPLGRLRAALSALVGFLAVLMGIGGGLFGVPLMTAYNQPIHRAVATAAGFGVAIAGPSVLGFLAMQIPPEGRPPLTVGAVNLPAFAVIVGMTFLTAPLGVRLAHRLDPRPLRRVFALFALVVAGNMLRKAVGL; via the coding sequence ATGCCCGAGCCGACGCTGATCCTTTCGATGCTGGCGCTGCTGCTCGCGATCGGCGCCGTGGCGGGCGTGATCGCGGGGCTCTTGGGCGTGGGCGGCGGGCTGATCCTGGTGCCGGCCTTCTTCTATGCCTTCTCGGCGCTGGGCTACGACAGCCCGCACCTGATGCAGATCTGCCTTGCGACCTCGCTGGCGACGATCATCGTGACCTCGGTGCGCTCGGTCCTGGCGCATCACGCCAAGGGGGCGGTCGACTGGACGATCCTGAAGGGCTGGGGGCCGGGGCTGGCGGCGGGCGCGGTGCTGGGCGTGCTGGTGGCCGCGGGGCTGCGCTCGGTCGTGCTGCAGGCCATGTTCGGCGTGCTGGGGGTGCTGGCCGGCGGCTGGCTGGCCTTCGGCAATCCGAACTGGCGGCTGGCCGAGGCGATGCCCCTGGGCCGGCTGCGCGCGGCGCTGTCGGCGCTGGTGGGGTTTCTCGCGGTGCTGATGGGCATCGGCGGCGGGCTGTTCGGCGTGCCGCTGATGACCGCCTACAACCAGCCGATCCACCGGGCCGTCGCCACGGCGGCGGGGTTCGGGGTCGCGATCGCCGGGCCCTCCGTGCTGGGCTTTCTCGCGATGCAGATCCCGCCCGAGGGCCGGCCACCGCTCACGGTCGGCGCGGTGAACCTGCCGGCCTTCGCGGTGATCGTGGGGATGACCTTCCTGACCGCGCCGCTCGGCGTGCGGCTCGCCCACCGGCTCGATCCGCGGCCGCTGCGCCGGGTCTTCGCGCTGTTCGCGCTGGTCGTGGCGGGCAACATGCTGCGAAAGGCGGTCGGGCTCTGA